Proteins encoded by one window of Misgurnus anguillicaudatus chromosome 4, ASM2758022v2, whole genome shotgun sequence:
- the pde6c gene encoding cone cGMP-specific 3',5'-cyclic phosphodiesterase subunit alpha' isoform X1, which produces MADKDSVEKYLENNAQFAKEYFDKKVRAEVIAAAFAENLEIKDTASFKDVSQIQEANIIFDMIKELHSQPVMEKAMHKVLQRICLLVNADRCSYFILRARNGIPELSTCLFDVTPTSKYDANVVNPQSEIVFPTDIGIVGQIITSKKSVNIPDVKQNPKFSDFVDKQTGYTTKNMLAAPLMHNKDPLGVVMAINKVGGNEFNKTDEDVFSKYITFATVIAIQHYTAYMYNVESRRSQVLLWSASKVFEELTDIERQFHKALYTVRTYLQCERYSVALLDMTKEKEFYDEWPVKLGDVEPYKGPKTPDGREVNFYKIIDYLLEGKEEIKVIPTPPVDHWALVSGLPTYVAENGFICNMMNVAADEYFTFQKEAVDESGFIIKNVLSLPIVNKKEEIVGIATFFNRKDGKPFDEQDEQITEALTQFLGWSVLNCDTYDKLNRMEWRKEIAQEMVMYQTKATPAEVQQILNTKEKFDQNPEDCDQKEMYKLLRATIPVAKDVDLLEFHFSDFPLSEVDLIKCGIRCFFELGVVEKFKIPAEVLTRWMYTVRKGYRDITYHNWRHGFNVGQTMFCLLQTGKLRRYYSDLDALAMVAAAFCHDIDHRGTNNLYQTKSASPLAKLHGSSILERHHLEYSKTLMAEENVNIFQNLQKRQFETVQHLHDVCIIATDLALYFKKRTMFQKIVDATEPMADEKEMINYVANNPIRKEIIMAMMMTGCDLSAITKPWEVQSKVALMVAAEFWEQGDLERTVLDQQPIPMMDRNKSDELPKMQCGFIDFVCSFVYKEFARFHKEITPMFDGLNNNRVHWKELADVYQAKVDALENERKRLEEEEAKKAGGGDGEGGKSKTCTIF; this is translated from the exons ATGGCAGACAAGGACAGCGTGGAGAAATATCTGGAGAACAATGCACAGTTCGCCAAAGAGTATTTCGATAAGAAAGTGAGGGCTGAGGTGATCGCGGCAGCTTTCGCCGAGAATCTCGAGATCAAAGACACGGCCTCGTTTAAAGATGTCAGCCAAATCCAGGAGGCCAACATCATCTTTGACATGATCAAAGAACTTCATTCACAGCCCGTGATGGAGAAAGCCATGCACAAAGTGCTTCagaggatttgtttgctggTGAATGCTGATCGTTGTAGTTACTTCATTCTCAGAGCCAGAAACGGTATTCCCGAACTCTCCACCTGCCTCTTCGACGTCACACCCACCTCAAAATACGATGCCAATGTGGTGAACCCTCAGTCTGAAATCGTGTTTCCTACCGATATTGGAATAGTCGGGCAAATAATTACCTCCAAAAAGTCCGTCAATATACCTGATGTCAAACAG AATCCAAAGTTTAGTGACTTTGTGGACAAGCAGACTGGCTACACGACGAAAAACATGCTGGCCGCACCGCTGATGCACAATAAAGATCCGCTCGGTGTTGTAATGGCAATAAACAAAGTTGGAGGAAATGAGTTCAACAAAACAGATGAAGAT GTCTTCAGCAAGTACATCACATTTGCCACAGTGATCGCGATCCAGCATTACACCGCATACATGTATAATGTTGAGTCTAGAAGGAGTCAG GTTCTTCTGTGGTCCGCTAGCAAAGTGTTTGAAGAGTTGACGGATATCGAGCGTCAGTTTCACAAAGCCTTGTACACCGTTAGGACCTATCTTCAGTGTGAGAGATATTCTGTGGCTCTTCTGGACATGACCAAAGAAAAG GAGTTTTATGATGAGTGGCCAGTTAAACTGGGAGATGTGGAGCCATACAAAGGTCCAAAGACCCCTGATGGACGA GAAGTCAATTTCTACAAAATTATCGATTATCTTCTAGAAGGCAAAGAGGAGATCAAAGTCATACC GACTCCTCCTGTAGATCATTGGGCTCTTGTCAGCGGCCTACCAACCTATGTGGCTGAGAACGGCTTT ATTTGTAACATGATGAATGTTGCCGCTGATGAATACTTCACATTCCAG AAAGAAGCTGTGGACGAGTCTGGTTTTATCATCAAGAACGTCTTGTCTCTTCCTATTGTCAACAAGAAAGAAGAAATCGTGGGTATCGCCACTTTCTTTAACCGAAAAGATGGCAAACCCTTTGATGAGCAAGATGAACAAATTACAGAG GCTCTTACGCAGTTCCTCGGCTGGTCGGTACTAAACTGTGACACTTATGACAAACTGAATCGAATGGAGTGGAGGAAAGAAATCGCTCAAGAGATGGTCATGTACCAGACCAAAGCCACACCAGCTGAAGTCCAGCAGATCCTG AACACAAAGGAGAAGTTTGATCAAAACCCAGAAGACTGTGATCAGAAGGAAATGTACAAACTCTTG AGAGCCACCATACCTGTGGCCAAAGATGTCGATCTGCTAGAATTTCATTTTAGTGACTTCCCGTTGTCTGAAGTGGATCTGATCAAGTGTGGCATACGCTGTTTCTTTGAACTTGGAGTGGTGGAGAAGTTTAAAATACCAGCAGAG GTCCTGACCAGATGGATGTACACTGTACGGAAAGGCTACAGAGATATCACTTATCATAACTGGAGACACGGCTTTAACGTTGGTCAGACCATGTTCTGTCTTCTCCAG ACTGGAAAGTTGAGAAGATATTACTCAGACCTGGATGCTTTGGCAATGGTGGCAGCAGCATTCTGTCATGACATCGACCACAGAGGAACCAACAATCTCTACCAGACAAA GAGCGCGTCGCCTCTGGCCAAACTTCACGGCTCCTCCATCTTGGAAAGACATCATCTTGAATACAGCAAGACTCTTATGGCAGAAGAG AACGTCAACATTTTCCAAAACCTGCAGAAGCGTCAGTTTGAGACCGTACAGCACTTACATGACGTCTGTATCATTGCCACTGATCTGGCTTTGTATTTCAA GAAAAGAACCATGTTTCAGAAGATCGTTGATGCCACCGAGCCCATGGCTGATGAGAAGGAGATGATAAACTATGTGGCCAACAATCCCATCAGGAAAGAAATCATTAT GGCAATGATGATGACTGGATGTGATCTGTCTGCTATCACCAAACCATGGGAGGTTCAGAGTAAA GTGGCTCTTATGGTAGCAGCTGAATTCTGGGAGCAGGGAGATTTGGAGAGGACCGTACTGGATCAACAGCCCATT CCCATGATGGACAGAAACAAGTCAGATGAACTTCCAAAGATGCAATGCGGTTTCATTGACTTTGTGTGCTCATTCGTGTACAAG GAATTTGCAAGGTTTCACAAAGAGATCACACCGATGTTTGATGGCCTGAACAACAACAGGGTCCACTGGAAAGAACTGGCTGATGTTTACCAGGCTAAAGTAGATGCTTTGGAGAATGAACGAAAGAGATTAGAGGAGGAGGAGGCTAAGAAAg CAGGAGGTGGAGATGGGGAAGGAGGAAAATCCAAAACCTGCACCATATTTTAA
- the pde6c gene encoding cone cGMP-specific 3',5'-cyclic phosphodiesterase subunit alpha' isoform X2, which translates to MADKDSVEKYLENNAQFAKEYFDKKVRAEVIAAAFAENLEIKDTASFKDVSQIQEANIIFDMIKELHSQPVMEKAMHKVLQRICLLVNADRCSYFILRARNGIPELSTCLFDVTPTSKYDANVVNPQSEIVFPTDIGIVGQIITSKKSVNIPDVKQNPKFSDFVDKQTGYTTKNMLAAPLMHNKDPLGVVMAINKVGGNEFNKTDEDVFSKYITFATVIAIQHYTAYMYNVESRRSQVLLWSASKVFEELTDIERQFHKALYTVRTYLQCERYSVALLDMTKEKEFYDEWPVKLGDVEPYKGPKTPDGREVNFYKIIDYLLEGKEEIKVIPTPPVDHWALVSGLPTYVAENGFICNMMNVAADEYFTFQKEAVDESGFIIKNVLSLPIVNKKEEIVGIATFFNRKDGKPFDEQDEQITEALTQFLGWSVLNCDTYDKLNRMEWRKEIAQEMVMYQTKATPAEVQQILNTKEKFDQNPEDCDQKEMYKLLRATIPVAKDVDLLEFHFSDFPLSEVDLIKCGIRCFFELGVVEKFKIPAEVLTRWMYTVRKGYRDITYHNWRHGFNVGQTMFCLLQTGKLRRYYSDLDALAMVAAAFCHDIDHRGTNNLYQTKSASPLAKLHGSSILERHHLEYSKTLMAEENVNIFQNLQKRQFETVQHLHDVCIIATDLALYFKKRTMFQKIVDATEPMADEKEMINYVANNPIRKEIIMAMMMTGCDLSAITKPWEVQSKVALMVAAEFWEQGDLERTVLDQQPIPMMDRNKSDELPKMQCGFIDFVCSFVYKEFARFHKEITPMFDGLNNNRVHWKELADVYQAKVDALENERKRLEEEEAKKGGGDGEGGKSKTCTIF; encoded by the exons ATGGCAGACAAGGACAGCGTGGAGAAATATCTGGAGAACAATGCACAGTTCGCCAAAGAGTATTTCGATAAGAAAGTGAGGGCTGAGGTGATCGCGGCAGCTTTCGCCGAGAATCTCGAGATCAAAGACACGGCCTCGTTTAAAGATGTCAGCCAAATCCAGGAGGCCAACATCATCTTTGACATGATCAAAGAACTTCATTCACAGCCCGTGATGGAGAAAGCCATGCACAAAGTGCTTCagaggatttgtttgctggTGAATGCTGATCGTTGTAGTTACTTCATTCTCAGAGCCAGAAACGGTATTCCCGAACTCTCCACCTGCCTCTTCGACGTCACACCCACCTCAAAATACGATGCCAATGTGGTGAACCCTCAGTCTGAAATCGTGTTTCCTACCGATATTGGAATAGTCGGGCAAATAATTACCTCCAAAAAGTCCGTCAATATACCTGATGTCAAACAG AATCCAAAGTTTAGTGACTTTGTGGACAAGCAGACTGGCTACACGACGAAAAACATGCTGGCCGCACCGCTGATGCACAATAAAGATCCGCTCGGTGTTGTAATGGCAATAAACAAAGTTGGAGGAAATGAGTTCAACAAAACAGATGAAGAT GTCTTCAGCAAGTACATCACATTTGCCACAGTGATCGCGATCCAGCATTACACCGCATACATGTATAATGTTGAGTCTAGAAGGAGTCAG GTTCTTCTGTGGTCCGCTAGCAAAGTGTTTGAAGAGTTGACGGATATCGAGCGTCAGTTTCACAAAGCCTTGTACACCGTTAGGACCTATCTTCAGTGTGAGAGATATTCTGTGGCTCTTCTGGACATGACCAAAGAAAAG GAGTTTTATGATGAGTGGCCAGTTAAACTGGGAGATGTGGAGCCATACAAAGGTCCAAAGACCCCTGATGGACGA GAAGTCAATTTCTACAAAATTATCGATTATCTTCTAGAAGGCAAAGAGGAGATCAAAGTCATACC GACTCCTCCTGTAGATCATTGGGCTCTTGTCAGCGGCCTACCAACCTATGTGGCTGAGAACGGCTTT ATTTGTAACATGATGAATGTTGCCGCTGATGAATACTTCACATTCCAG AAAGAAGCTGTGGACGAGTCTGGTTTTATCATCAAGAACGTCTTGTCTCTTCCTATTGTCAACAAGAAAGAAGAAATCGTGGGTATCGCCACTTTCTTTAACCGAAAAGATGGCAAACCCTTTGATGAGCAAGATGAACAAATTACAGAG GCTCTTACGCAGTTCCTCGGCTGGTCGGTACTAAACTGTGACACTTATGACAAACTGAATCGAATGGAGTGGAGGAAAGAAATCGCTCAAGAGATGGTCATGTACCAGACCAAAGCCACACCAGCTGAAGTCCAGCAGATCCTG AACACAAAGGAGAAGTTTGATCAAAACCCAGAAGACTGTGATCAGAAGGAAATGTACAAACTCTTG AGAGCCACCATACCTGTGGCCAAAGATGTCGATCTGCTAGAATTTCATTTTAGTGACTTCCCGTTGTCTGAAGTGGATCTGATCAAGTGTGGCATACGCTGTTTCTTTGAACTTGGAGTGGTGGAGAAGTTTAAAATACCAGCAGAG GTCCTGACCAGATGGATGTACACTGTACGGAAAGGCTACAGAGATATCACTTATCATAACTGGAGACACGGCTTTAACGTTGGTCAGACCATGTTCTGTCTTCTCCAG ACTGGAAAGTTGAGAAGATATTACTCAGACCTGGATGCTTTGGCAATGGTGGCAGCAGCATTCTGTCATGACATCGACCACAGAGGAACCAACAATCTCTACCAGACAAA GAGCGCGTCGCCTCTGGCCAAACTTCACGGCTCCTCCATCTTGGAAAGACATCATCTTGAATACAGCAAGACTCTTATGGCAGAAGAG AACGTCAACATTTTCCAAAACCTGCAGAAGCGTCAGTTTGAGACCGTACAGCACTTACATGACGTCTGTATCATTGCCACTGATCTGGCTTTGTATTTCAA GAAAAGAACCATGTTTCAGAAGATCGTTGATGCCACCGAGCCCATGGCTGATGAGAAGGAGATGATAAACTATGTGGCCAACAATCCCATCAGGAAAGAAATCATTAT GGCAATGATGATGACTGGATGTGATCTGTCTGCTATCACCAAACCATGGGAGGTTCAGAGTAAA GTGGCTCTTATGGTAGCAGCTGAATTCTGGGAGCAGGGAGATTTGGAGAGGACCGTACTGGATCAACAGCCCATT CCCATGATGGACAGAAACAAGTCAGATGAACTTCCAAAGATGCAATGCGGTTTCATTGACTTTGTGTGCTCATTCGTGTACAAG GAATTTGCAAGGTTTCACAAAGAGATCACACCGATGTTTGATGGCCTGAACAACAACAGGGTCCACTGGAAAGAACTGGCTGATGTTTACCAGGCTAAAGTAGATGCTTTGGAGAATGAACGAAAGAGATTAGAGGAGGAGGAGGCTAAGAAAg GAGGTGGAGATGGGGAAGGAGGAAAATCCAAAACCTGCACCATATTTTAA
- the fra10ac1 gene encoding protein FRA10AC1, whose protein sequence is MQDRVLDLVKVHGGGGYDSDFSDEDDAGEKSKYGEIRTGKDELLRKPFQKGKDGSVAHKNVAAAEWDREEARNRRQHLISMNAFDRHKKFVSDYILYYGGKIEDFRRSMCKDKTDLDVVRENHRFLWRDEDEEEMTWEKELAKKYYDKLFKEYCISDLSRYKENKFGFRWRIENEVISGKGQFVCGNKRCEMKDGLKSWEVNFAYVEQGEKRNALVKLRLCPECSFKLNYHHQRKEIKVQKRRPSKDHVEELHLKKSRKYKRKDKRKHKKRRKEFTSSDSEKPQGSDSENEEEEEEEDEGPSESEHWKGPAPAVDEKSREEEFDEYFEDMFL, encoded by the exons GTTCATGGAGGTGGAGGTTATGATTCAGACTTTAGTGATGAAGATGATGCTGGAGAAAAGTCTAAATACGGGGAGATCAG GACTGGTAAAGATGAGCTGTTACGTAAGCCCTTTCAGAAAGGAAAAGACGGAAGTGTGGCTCATAAGAATGTGGCTGCAGCTGAATGGGACAG AGAGGAAGCCAGAAACCGTAGACAACACCTCATCTCGATGAATGCT TTTGACCGTCACAAGAAGTTTGTCAGCGACTACATACTCTACTATGGAGGGAAAATTGAAGACTTCAGACGATCAAT gtGTAAAGATAAGACAGACCTGGATGTGGTGAGAGAAAACCATCGATTCCTGTGGAGAGATGAGGATGAGGAGGAGATGACATG GGAGAAAGAGTTGGCAAAGAAATACTATGACAAACTTTTTAAAGAGTACTGTATCTCAGACCTCAGCAGATACAAAGAAAACAAG TTTGGATTTAGGTGGCGCATTGAAAATGAAGTTATATCTGGAAAAG GTCAGTTTGTGTGTGGTAACAAGCGTTGTGAGATGAAGGACGGTCTGAAGAGTTGGGAGGTAAACTTTGCATACGTAGAGCAGGGAGAGAAAAGAAACGCCCTGGTGAAACTGC GTCTTTGTCCAGAATGTTCCTTCAAACTCAACTATCATCATCA GAGAAAAGAAATCAAAGTTCAGAAGAGACGGCCTTCCAAAGATCACGTGGAAGAGTTACACTtgaaaaaatccagaaaatatAAACGCAAAGACAAACGGAAACACAAAAAGAGACGCAAAG AGTTCACCTCATCAGATTCAGAGAAGCCTCAGGGATCAGACTCAG AGAAtgaagaagaggaggaagaagaagatGAAGGTCCTTCAGAATCTGAACATTGGAAGGGTCCAGCGCCCGCTGTCGATGAAAAATCAC GGGAGGAAGAATTTGATGAGTATTTTGAAGACATGTTTCTCTGA